One Amycolatopsis thermophila DNA segment encodes these proteins:
- a CDS encoding UDP-N-acetylmuramoyl-tripeptide--D-alanyl-D-alanine ligase encodes MIPLTLQQIAAVTGGRLHRTDGRETVTGSVEFDSRRLTPGGLFVALPGEKVDGHTFAAKAIESGAAGVLAAREVDAPAVIVPPLPPGEAHERSVALTGDKDGSGAAVLAALAELARYVVIELSRGGLTVVGVTGSSGKTSTKDLIAQLLEPMGETVAPPGSFNNELGHPWTALRADEHTRHLVLEMSARGPGHIAHLARIAPPRIGAVLNVGSAHVGEFGSREGIAKTKGELVEALPAAGEGGVAVLNLDDPLVAAMASRTTARVVGVGEHPDAQVRAEDITLDEAARASFRLVTPAGQAPVTLSLHGEHHVGNALTAAAIALELGASVEEVAQRLSAAQRRSARRMEVTTRADGVVVMNDSYNANPESMRAALKTLASASRGKRSWAVLGVMGELGADSVSAHDEIGRLAVRLNISRLVVVGDEAAAMHQGASHEGSWGEESVLVPDADAAIALLREQLEPGDVVLVKASKVAELWLVADALLKEGVA; translated from the coding sequence TTGATCCCGCTGACCCTGCAGCAGATCGCCGCCGTCACCGGTGGCCGTCTGCACCGCACCGACGGCCGTGAGACGGTCACCGGCAGCGTCGAGTTCGACTCGCGCCGCCTGACGCCCGGCGGGCTGTTCGTCGCCCTGCCGGGGGAGAAGGTCGACGGGCACACCTTCGCCGCGAAGGCGATCGAGAGCGGCGCCGCCGGCGTGCTGGCCGCCCGCGAGGTCGACGCGCCCGCGGTCATCGTGCCGCCGCTGCCGCCCGGCGAGGCGCACGAGCGCTCGGTCGCGCTGACCGGCGACAAGGACGGCTCCGGCGCCGCCGTGCTGGCCGCGCTGGCCGAACTCGCCCGGTACGTGGTGATCGAGCTGTCGCGCGGCGGCCTCACGGTGGTCGGGGTGACCGGGTCGTCCGGCAAGACCTCCACCAAGGACCTCATCGCGCAGCTGCTCGAGCCGATGGGCGAGACGGTCGCGCCGCCCGGGTCGTTCAACAACGAGCTCGGCCACCCCTGGACCGCGCTGCGCGCCGACGAGCACACCCGGCACCTGGTCCTGGAGATGTCCGCCCGCGGGCCGGGGCACATCGCCCACCTGGCGCGGATCGCCCCGCCGCGCATCGGCGCCGTGCTCAACGTGGGCAGCGCCCACGTCGGCGAGTTCGGCTCGCGCGAGGGCATCGCGAAGACCAAGGGCGAGCTGGTCGAGGCGCTGCCCGCGGCCGGCGAGGGCGGGGTGGCCGTCCTCAACCTGGACGATCCGCTGGTCGCGGCGATGGCGAGCCGGACGACGGCGCGCGTCGTCGGTGTCGGCGAGCACCCGGACGCGCAGGTGCGCGCCGAGGACATCACGCTCGACGAGGCGGCCCGCGCGTCGTTCCGGCTGGTGACCCCGGCCGGGCAGGCGCCGGTGACGTTGTCGCTGCACGGCGAGCACCACGTCGGCAACGCGCTGACCGCCGCCGCGATCGCGCTCGAGCTGGGCGCGAGCGTCGAGGAGGTCGCGCAGCGGCTGTCGGCCGCCCAGCGCCGCTCCGCGCGCCGCATGGAGGTCACCACCCGCGCCGACGGCGTCGTGGTCATGAACGACTCCTACAACGCCAACCCCGAGTCGATGCGCGCCGCGCTCAAGACGCTGGCCTCGGCCAGCCGCGGGAAGCGCTCCTGGGCGGTCCTCGGTGTGATGGGCGAACTCGGTGCCGATAGCGTGTCCGCGCACGACGAGATCGGCCGCCTCGCGGTCCGGCTCAACATCAGCAGGCTCGTGGTGGTCGGAGACGAGGCCGCCGCGATGCACCAGGGCGCCAGCCACGAGGGTTCGTGGGGTGAGGAGTCCGTGCTGGTGCCCGACGCCGATGCCGCGATCGCCCTCCTGCGCGAGCAGCTGGAGCCCGGTGACGTCGTGCTGGTGAAGGCTTCGAAGGTCGCCGAGCTCTGGCTCGTCGCTGACGCACTGCTCAAGGAAGGTGTTGCGTGA
- a CDS encoding UDP-N-acetylmuramoyl-L-alanyl-D-glutamate--2,6-diaminopimelate ligase → MSQEAKGRVPDSPVKAVVAPPRPSRIEPVPLTTLVARADARLVGEPHWPGDTVVTGATLRAQHVLPGDLFAALPGARAHGADFAAEAIAAGAAAVLTDEAGADRPALREAGVPVLVHPDPRGVLGAMAAWIYGEPSLELAVLGITGTSGKTTTTYLVESGLRAAGHVTGLIGTIETRIAGERLASAFTTPEAPDLQALLAVMVEQGVTHVPMEVSSHALALGRVNGTRFAVGAFTNLSQDHLDFHRDMEEYFAAKSLLFDGRSTTEVVCIDTAWGQALVTPHTITVTTEPGVDASWTATDFATTPTGEQSFTLHSPSGRTARATLPLPGTFNIANALLAAAILETCGVTLEETVTGLAHVEVPGRMERVFEGQDFTAVVDYAHKPAAVAQALDALRARTQGRIITVLGCGGDRDTAKRPMMGEAAAKRSEVLIVTDDNPRSEDPAAIRAAMLAGARAAGHDAGEVLEVGDRREAIVKAVELAGAGDVVLIAGKGHETGQEVAGVVHPFSDRDELASAIRHRLEENQETR, encoded by the coding sequence ATGTCGCAGGAAGCGAAGGGGCGGGTACCGGACAGCCCGGTGAAGGCGGTCGTGGCGCCGCCCCGTCCGTCCCGCATCGAGCCGGTCCCGCTCACCACCCTGGTCGCGCGCGCGGACGCGCGCCTGGTCGGCGAGCCGCACTGGCCGGGCGACACGGTCGTCACGGGCGCCACGCTGCGTGCCCAGCACGTCCTGCCCGGTGACCTGTTCGCGGCCCTGCCGGGCGCGCGGGCGCACGGCGCCGACTTCGCCGCGGAGGCCATCGCCGCCGGGGCCGCGGCGGTGCTCACCGACGAGGCCGGCGCGGACCGCCCGGCGCTGCGCGAGGCGGGCGTGCCGGTGCTGGTGCACCCGGACCCGCGCGGCGTGCTGGGCGCGATGGCCGCCTGGATCTACGGCGAACCGTCGCTGGAGCTGGCCGTCCTGGGCATCACCGGTACCTCGGGCAAGACGACCACCACCTACCTGGTGGAGTCGGGCCTGCGCGCCGCCGGGCACGTGACCGGCCTGATCGGCACCATCGAGACCCGCATCGCGGGTGAGCGGCTGGCCAGCGCGTTCACCACGCCCGAGGCGCCCGACCTGCAGGCGCTGCTCGCGGTGATGGTCGAGCAGGGCGTGACGCACGTGCCGATGGAGGTCTCCAGCCACGCGCTCGCGCTGGGCCGGGTCAACGGCACCCGGTTCGCGGTGGGTGCGTTCACCAACCTCTCGCAGGACCACCTGGACTTCCACCGCGACATGGAGGAGTACTTCGCCGCCAAGTCGCTGCTGTTCGACGGCCGCTCCACCACCGAGGTGGTGTGCATCGACACGGCGTGGGGCCAGGCGCTGGTCACCCCGCACACGATCACGGTGACCACCGAACCGGGGGTGGACGCCAGCTGGACCGCCACCGACTTCGCCACGACACCGACCGGCGAGCAGTCCTTCACGCTGCACTCGCCGTCCGGCCGCACCGCGCGGGCCACGCTGCCGTTGCCCGGCACGTTCAACATCGCCAACGCGCTGCTGGCCGCGGCGATCCTGGAGACCTGCGGGGTGACGCTGGAGGAGACCGTCACCGGTCTCGCGCACGTCGAGGTCCCGGGCCGGATGGAGCGGGTCTTCGAGGGCCAGGACTTCACCGCCGTCGTCGACTACGCCCACAAGCCGGCCGCGGTCGCCCAGGCGCTGGACGCGCTGCGGGCGCGCACGCAGGGCCGCATCATCACCGTGCTGGGCTGCGGCGGCGACCGCGACACGGCCAAGCGGCCGATGATGGGCGAGGCCGCCGCCAAGCGCAGCGAGGTCCTGATCGTCACCGACGACAACCCGCGCTCGGAGGACCCCGCCGCGATCCGGGCGGCCATGCTCGCCGGCGCCCGCGCGGCCGGCCACGACGCCGGCGAGGTACTGGAGGTCGGCGACCGTCGCGAGGCGATCGTCAAGGCCGTCGAGCTGGCCGGCGCCGGGGACGTCGTGCTGATCGCGGGGAAGGGCCACGAGACCGGCCAGGAGGTCGCGGGCGTCGTGCACCCCTTCTCCGACCGCGACGAGCTGGCGTCGGCGATCCGGCACCGGCTCGAAGAGAACCAGGAGACCCGTTGA
- a CDS encoding peptidoglycan D,D-transpeptidase FtsI family protein has product MARAGRRSYGARMRQVAGQPNAATGKGRYVGVRVALVAVLVLAGLKLVQVQGFQAAALSAKAESQRSTMIPIPAKRGSIVDRNNVKLAFSVETRALSVNLRAMRKAWDEVAAKNPAGGQNYETRAADAARFIAAKLPGRVTEQELLADFHKTTSFTYLVDGVEPSIAQEITTEFPEIAAEVRAAREYPGDTLASNVIGLANWRMDDPDVSKHTLQGLSGLEYTLNSDLSGKPGQYVADTKQGNDNVIIPGTERDVQPATPGNDVVLTLDSDVQYFLQNALAGYVKESHAKGASAVVMDSKTGEIYGLADDSTFDPYDNKTYTQSLMDLEAVSTPYEPGSVNKIVTAAAAIDQGLVTPESVLQVPGQLKVADHVVHDAWSHGTQNYSVTGIFAKSSNIGTLLLAQQLGPDKYLDYLKRFGVGQSAGLGLSGESRGYVPPRNTWTGTTFGNLPIGQGLSMTVVQMAAMYQAIANNGLRVQPSIIKEEIRPDGTVVPKAAPQTTQVVSPQTATTVRNMMRAVTQSGKNGNSGTAPTAALEGYQISGKTGTGQQVNPATGAYSDSLYNITFAGILPADNPRFVVGIRLDAPDTTLPAGHSAAPLFHDIASYLAQRFQIPLSNGAAPYVPLVLP; this is encoded by the coding sequence GGTGCTGGCCGGGCTCAAGCTCGTGCAGGTGCAGGGCTTCCAGGCCGCCGCGCTGTCGGCCAAGGCGGAAAGCCAGCGCAGCACCATGATCCCGATCCCGGCCAAGCGCGGGTCCATTGTGGACCGCAACAACGTCAAGCTCGCCTTCAGCGTGGAGACGCGGGCGCTGTCGGTGAACCTGCGCGCGATGCGCAAGGCCTGGGACGAGGTCGCGGCGAAGAACCCGGCGGGGGGCCAGAACTACGAGACGCGCGCGGCGGACGCGGCGAGGTTCATCGCCGCCAAGCTGCCCGGCCGCGTCACCGAGCAGGAGCTGCTGGCCGACTTCCACAAGACCACGTCGTTCACCTACCTCGTCGACGGGGTCGAGCCGTCGATCGCGCAGGAGATCACCACCGAGTTCCCGGAGATCGCCGCCGAGGTGCGCGCCGCCCGCGAGTACCCGGGCGACACGCTGGCGTCCAACGTCATCGGCCTGGCCAACTGGCGGATGGACGACCCCGACGTCAGCAAGCACACCCTGCAGGGCCTGTCCGGGCTGGAGTACACGCTGAACTCCGACCTGTCCGGCAAGCCCGGGCAGTACGTCGCGGACACCAAGCAGGGCAACGACAACGTCATCATCCCGGGCACCGAGCGGGACGTGCAGCCGGCGACCCCGGGCAACGACGTCGTGCTCACGCTCGACTCCGACGTGCAGTACTTCCTGCAGAACGCGCTGGCCGGCTACGTCAAGGAGTCGCACGCCAAGGGCGCCAGCGCGGTCGTGATGGACTCGAAGACCGGCGAGATCTACGGCCTGGCCGACGACTCGACGTTCGACCCGTACGACAACAAGACCTACACGCAGTCACTGATGGACCTGGAAGCGGTCTCCACGCCCTACGAGCCGGGCTCGGTGAACAAGATCGTCACCGCGGCCGCGGCCATAGACCAGGGCCTGGTGACCCCGGAGTCGGTGCTGCAGGTGCCCGGCCAGCTCAAGGTCGCCGACCACGTCGTGCACGACGCGTGGAGCCACGGCACCCAGAACTACTCGGTCACCGGCATCTTCGCCAAGTCCTCCAACATCGGCACCCTGCTCCTGGCCCAGCAGCTCGGCCCGGACAAGTACCTGGACTACCTCAAGCGCTTCGGCGTGGGGCAGAGCGCCGGGCTGGGCCTGTCCGGGGAGAGCCGCGGGTACGTGCCGCCGCGCAACACCTGGACCGGCACCACGTTCGGCAACCTGCCGATCGGCCAGGGCCTGTCGATGACCGTGGTGCAGATGGCCGCGATGTACCAGGCGATCGCGAACAACGGCCTGCGGGTGCAGCCGAGCATCATCAAGGAGGAGATCCGGCCGGACGGCACCGTCGTGCCCAAGGCGGCGCCGCAGACCACGCAGGTGGTGAGCCCGCAGACCGCGACGACCGTGCGGAACATGATGCGGGCGGTCACCCAGAGCGGGAAGAACGGCAACAGCGGGACGGCGCCGACGGCGGCGCTGGAGGGCTACCAGATCTCCGGCAAGACCGGCACCGGCCAGCAGGTCAACCCGGCCACCGGCGCCTACAGCGACTCGCTCTACAACATCACCTTCGCGGGCATCCTGCCCGCGGACAACCCGCGGTTCGTGGTCGGCATCCGCCTGGACGCGCCGGACACGACCCTGCCGGCGGGGCACTCGGCGGCGCCCCTGTTCCACGACATCGCCTCGTACCTGGCGCAGCGGTTCCAGATCCCGCTGTCCAACGGCGCGGCGCCGTACGTGCCGCTGGTGCTGCCGTAG